One genomic window of Anticarsia gemmatalis isolate Benzon Research Colony breed Stoneville strain chromosome 23, ilAntGemm2 primary, whole genome shotgun sequence includes the following:
- the LOC142983008 gene encoding uncharacterized protein LOC142983008: MRAVCVIVFVCVCAAGAITGRGFFCRDPDTGKLHAVNTTWPSSSFCGNYHCRLRRKNLTETEYAPLRQIYVPNITVQIDPAKQNVTKKTVTTERTVENEILRNINQLMDFNIFNSTQEATVLKPVEKKDSDRYLTDFEIKTISTLLHAVKRSDLDAILEIYRLAQDIYKDIDKSNADTLIHETINDMRKGQVDIPKEKSKIDTTKGYWRKHGVSYWYDPVAYGKPKPFDVNLRPDQNALGSEIVKKTTPRPTKPTTTPRTSTNAPKTLNTYFRGALTTKDFRKLPYYYPISDFQRMASYYHQAGAPKFIYPVTTKPPSKHTTAVLPVILTLALSKVPEVKTDSPMYRSEIKPSVLLPYPFSYITHNYNWTFPENTYSNKNKLDRYKPEKKKEKKKAPVAVLMNPDLENFEELGPAPKPEKNIAKKDQKVESKFKHDWQTEQISRQILEEVRANFAERAKFLKPYPLRKKVKLERVGKLFKLDEHKRSKREVEPKEDTGPELFEVYVERTTCHSDDSIPGFFRYGNMSQPFPECCPQRISS; this comes from the exons ATGAGAGCCGTGTGTGTGATTGTGTTTGTTTGCGTGTGTGCAGCCGGAGCTATCACTGGAAGAG GTTTCTTCTGCCGTGACCCGGACACAGGCAAACTGCACGCAGTCAACACAACATGGCCGTCCAGCTCATTCTGCGGCAACTATCATTGCAGACTCCGAAGAAAAAACCTCACAGAAACAGAATATGCACCATTAAGACAAATATATGTACCAAATATCACCGTACAAATAGATCCTGCCAAACAAAATGTAACCAAAAAAACAGTGACAACAGAAAGAACTGTAGAAAACGAGATATTGAggaatataaatcaattaatggATTTCAATATATTCAATTCTACTCAAGAAGCGACGGTGCTAAAACCAGTTGAAAAGAAAGACAGTGATCGGTATCTaactgattttgaaataaaaacaatatcaacacTACTTCATGCTGTGAAAAGAAGTGATTTGGATGCGATTCTAGAAATTTACAGACTAGCACAggatatttataaagatatagaCAAATCTAATGCAGATACTTTGATTCATGAAACTATTAATGATATGAGGAAAGGTCAAGTTGATATTCCTAAAGAGAAAAGCAAAATAGATACGACCAAAGGCTATTGGAGAAAGCACGGCGTGTCTTACTGGTACGACCCTGTAGCTTACGGCAAACCCAAACCATTTGATGTGAATCTAAGACCAGATCAAAACGCTCTAGGATCCGAAATTGTCAAAAAGACAACACCTAGACCTACAAAACCTACGACTACTCCACGTACATCTACAAACGCTCCTAAAACTTTAAATACGTATTTCAGAGGCGCGTTAACAACTAAAGATTTTCGTAAACTACCTTATTACTACCCTATATCAGATTTCCAAAGAATGGCTTCTTATTATCATCAAGCTGGAGCACCAAAGTTCATTTACCCCGTGACTACTAAACCTCCTTCAAAACACACGACAGCAGTACTACCAGTCATACTTACATTAGCTCTATCAAAAGTGCCTGAAGTGAAGACCGATTCACCAATGTACCGCAGTGAGATAAAACCATCTGTATTACTGCCGTACCCATTCTCTTATATAACACATAACTACAACTGGACCTTCCCAGAAAACActtacagtaataaaaataaactagataGATACAAACCggagaaaaagaaagaaaagaaaaaggcTCCTGTAGCTGTTTTAATGAATCCAGATTTGGAGAATTTCGAAGAATTAGGTCCTGCACCAAAACCTGagaaaaatattgctaaaaaaGATCAGAAGGTCGAAAGTAAGTTTAAGCACGACTGGCAAACGGAACAGATTTCAAGACAGATCTTGGAAGAAGTGCGAGCAAATTTTGCTGAAAGAGCGAAGTTTTTAAAACCTTATCCTTTAAGGAAGAAAGTGAAATTAGAAAGAGTAGGAAAGCTGTTTAAATTGGATGAACATAAGAGAAGTAAAAGAGAGGTGGAGCCGAAGGAAGATACTGGACCAGAACTGTTTGAAGTCTATGTTGAAAGAACTAC ATGTCACTCAGACGATTCAATTCCCGGATTCTTCAGATATGGCAATATGAGCCAACCGTTCCCCGAGTGCTGCCCACAAAGAATATCATCATAA